In the Bacillus shivajii genome, one interval contains:
- a CDS encoding carbohydrate ABC transporter permease produces the protein MNTETKPNTSTQFDTSKKIVLKKKTLWQKIVENKVAYFFLLPKLVFFITFMLVPIVWAFFISFQDRGVFDVEWVGFKHYLVAFESPIFRAALWNTFLFTIVTVPAFIITALVIATLIYPLGKWSQTFFRSAFYLPTVTSMVIIAMVWRWMYNYRFGLFNYIIEFFGFERVDWLGQTATALPSLMIMAILIPPGAGIIIYLAAMNNISPSLYEAADIDGASPLQKWFRITIPLLKPTTLYLVILSTIGSFQVFTQIIMMTGGGPGYATETLVHVIYKTAFRDFNFGLASAQSVILFFIIMAFAIFQFRTLRTEK, from the coding sequence TTGAATACGGAAACGAAACCAAATACGTCAACTCAATTTGATACATCAAAAAAAATCGTTTTGAAAAAGAAAACGCTGTGGCAGAAAATTGTAGAAAATAAAGTCGCCTACTTCTTTCTCTTACCAAAGCTCGTCTTTTTCATTACGTTTATGCTCGTTCCAATCGTATGGGCATTTTTCATATCATTTCAGGATCGCGGTGTATTTGATGTTGAATGGGTTGGCTTTAAACATTATCTTGTCGCATTTGAAAGTCCAATTTTTAGAGCAGCATTATGGAATACGTTCTTATTTACAATCGTGACTGTACCTGCCTTTATTATTACCGCACTTGTCATTGCTACTTTAATTTATCCCTTAGGCAAGTGGTCACAAACCTTTTTTCGCTCAGCATTTTACTTACCAACCGTCACTTCAATGGTTATCATTGCGATGGTATGGCGCTGGATGTATAACTATCGTTTTGGTTTGTTTAACTATATTATAGAGTTTTTCGGGTTTGAGCGAGTTGACTGGCTCGGACAAACTGCGACAGCATTACCGTCACTTATGATCATGGCGATACTTATACCACCAGGTGCTGGGATTATCATTTATTTAGCAGCCATGAACAACATTAGTCCATCACTATATGAAGCGGCAGATATCGATGGGGCGTCTCCACTTCAAAAATGGTTCCGCATAACCATTCCACTCTTAAAGCCAACAACGCTTTATTTAGTGATCTTAAGTACAATTGGTTCGTTCCAAGTATTTACGCAAATTATTATGATGACAGGTGGTGGACCAGGGTATGCAACAGAAACTCTCGTCCACGTCATCTATAAAACAGCCTTCCGTGACTTTAACTTCGGTTTAGCGTCGGCCCAATCAGTAATTTTATTCTTTATTATCATGGCGTTTGCGATCTTCCAATTTAGAACGCTACGAACAGAGAAATAA
- a CDS encoding sugar ABC transporter substrate-binding protein: protein MKKMKSLVATGVFALSLSALTACGGDSSSGVDVDNWEDWEGEITIWDGPRWQDEDENQYHWIEDKVAEFEDMYPGVEIDIVQQPWAELGDALSVAIAGHNWPDIAPIDISGGAISLNHIEEGVIESTDDLFTEDEWADFYPNTLEAYEYEGSLYGVPTSVSVQTMLLNLEIFEEKGVEPPEDGRWTYDEFVETMKALTDDEVYGFSTYIMPNYYEAWPFLLMDGGYPLSEDLEEYTFDSPEAISGLQKLVDLKFEHEVAPQEMGGSDVGGTFQAFAALDQRTVAVQPWATWAINSLQTEEYEMDFMVAEYPIGDLGEPVTMGGVGGYVMFAQEDEAKKMMVSEFLKHITNTEEQYTTAKNYGTFPARESAADMEPFADNPAMADAQELADQVVGIPMHSEWARIDEVIQSQLQLAANGEKTPEEALTDARSEVERILNE, encoded by the coding sequence ATGAAGAAAATGAAATCATTGGTGGCAACGGGTGTTTTCGCTTTAAGTTTGTCAGCGTTGACTGCATGTGGAGGAGACTCGTCAAGTGGTGTAGATGTTGATAACTGGGAAGATTGGGAAGGAGAAATTACCATCTGGGATGGTCCTAGGTGGCAAGACGAAGATGAGAACCAATATCACTGGATTGAAGACAAAGTTGCAGAATTTGAAGATATGTATCCAGGAGTTGAAATTGACATCGTACAGCAGCCTTGGGCAGAACTTGGTGATGCGTTAAGTGTCGCAATTGCTGGACATAACTGGCCAGACATCGCGCCAATCGATATTAGTGGTGGAGCAATTAGCTTAAACCATATCGAAGAAGGCGTGATTGAATCAACAGATGATCTCTTCACTGAAGATGAGTGGGCAGATTTCTATCCAAACACATTAGAAGCATATGAGTACGAAGGTTCTCTTTACGGTGTTCCAACGTCTGTAAGTGTTCAAACAATGCTATTAAACCTTGAGATTTTTGAAGAAAAAGGTGTAGAGCCTCCAGAAGATGGACGCTGGACATACGATGAATTCGTAGAAACGATGAAAGCCTTGACTGATGATGAGGTTTACGGTTTCTCAACATATATTATGCCAAATTACTATGAAGCGTGGCCGTTCCTATTAATGGATGGTGGATACCCGCTAAGTGAGGACCTAGAAGAATATACATTTGATTCACCAGAAGCAATTAGTGGTTTACAAAAGCTAGTTGATCTAAAGTTCGAACATGAAGTGGCACCACAAGAAATGGGTGGCTCTGATGTAGGTGGAACGTTCCAAGCATTTGCAGCATTAGACCAGCGTACAGTTGCTGTTCAACCTTGGGCAACATGGGCGATCAACTCTCTTCAAACAGAAGAGTATGAGATGGATTTCATGGTTGCTGAATACCCAATCGGTGACTTAGGTGAGCCAGTCACAATGGGTGGAGTTGGCGGATATGTTATGTTCGCACAAGAAGATGAAGCGAAGAAGATGATGGTTTCTGAATTCTTAAAGCACATCACAAATACTGAAGAACAGTATACAACTGCGAAGAACTACGGTACATTCCCTGCACGTGAATCAGCGGCAGACATGGAACCATTTGCTGATAACCCAGCAATGGCAGATGCTCAAGAACTAGCGGATCAAGTAGTTGGAATTCCAATGCACTCTGAATGGGCACGAATCGATGAAGTCATTCAAAGTCAGCTTCAACTAGCAGCTAATGGTGAGAAAACGCCAGAAGAGGCTCTAACAGATGCTCGTAGTGAAGTAGAGCGCATCTTAAACGAATAG
- the murQ gene encoding N-acetylmuramic acid 6-phosphate etherase, whose product MDVNLSALTTEQRNEKTKNIDQKSTIDILTLMNEEDQTIAQAVNHELTHIERTVEYVYESLKQGGTLFYIGAGTSGRLGVLDASECPPTFRTSPDTVKAIMAGGEGAMFRAVEGVEDSVEQGAEDLKLVGLTHKDVVIGIAASGRTPYAIGALNYANELGAKTIALTCNKNSELGKVALEAIEVEVGPEVLTGSTRLKAATAHKMILNMISTTSMVKLGKVYENLMVDVNASNLKLKERAKSIVKSVTDVSDEKIATTLKEAENDVKVAIVMLKANVNVHEAKELLIQNEGFVRKAIESVEGN is encoded by the coding sequence ATGGATGTAAATCTCTCTGCTCTTACGACAGAACAGCGAAATGAAAAAACGAAAAACATTGATCAAAAGTCAACGATCGATATTTTGACGTTGATGAATGAAGAAGACCAGACGATCGCCCAGGCTGTAAATCATGAATTGACCCACATTGAACGAACAGTTGAATACGTGTATGAATCTTTAAAGCAAGGTGGTACATTATTTTACATTGGAGCAGGTACTAGTGGGAGGTTAGGAGTTCTTGATGCCTCTGAGTGCCCACCTACATTTCGAACATCTCCTGACACTGTAAAAGCAATTATGGCAGGTGGCGAAGGAGCAATGTTCCGAGCTGTAGAAGGTGTAGAGGACAGCGTGGAACAAGGTGCGGAAGATTTAAAGCTAGTTGGACTTACACACAAAGACGTTGTTATTGGCATCGCAGCTAGTGGAAGAACACCATACGCGATAGGAGCACTGAATTATGCAAATGAACTAGGTGCAAAAACAATTGCTCTGACATGTAACAAAAATTCAGAACTTGGCAAGGTTGCCTTAGAAGCGATCGAAGTTGAAGTCGGCCCTGAAGTCCTAACAGGCTCAACGAGGTTGAAAGCTGCAACAGCACATAAGATGATATTGAATATGATCTCAACTACGAGCATGGTAAAACTAGGTAAAGTCTATGAAAACTTGATGGTAGATGTAAATGCGAGTAACTTAAAGCTTAAGGAACGCGCAAAAAGTATTGTCAAATCAGTAACAGATGTTTCTGATGAAAAGATTGCCACAACATTGAAGGAAGCAGAAAATGATGTGAAGGTGGCCATCGTCATGCTAAAAGCGAACGTCAATGTCCACGAGGCGAAGGAGCTCCTTATTCAAAATGAAGGCTTCGTCCGCAAAGCAATCGAATCTGTTGAAGGAAATTAA
- a CDS encoding SpoIID/LytB domain-containing protein — protein sequence MSKVLKVFFVFLFVSASFMATSSLVSFADDEEQMIRVGVVPNATSLTVGSETSYQLESKETGVVLYEGESEEVTVELQSQGTIETLFRLQTGWISSESALAEWLTQAEEEGYPTYVEPHNDGYRMLAGAFSLDASWGEREAFRQELIDKGLAGSDAFWRQITTSEGESSISIGDDLTYEGAVVLRADNGLVTVNGQPYRGFAEVEFNSAGTLVAINELPLEEYLYGVVPHELPPVPYGELEAQKTQAVAARTYALSNLGKRSSDGYDLLPTTSDQVYGGYGAEHPISNSAVDETRGVVATYDGELITAVYHSTSGGFTANNEDVWNTEAVPYLRGAPDANRGNAFDNVPTLEVFKNSGNAKSLRGMNEGAYESDWSRYHRWTFEWTMEEMTESLSARFNTDVGKVYEINVLERSDSGRVYEIEFVTENGTFSESKDQIRWALQYFNAQGNLSPLLSTLFFIEPIMGKQEVVGFEVYGGGWGHGVGMSQTGAVGMAEKGADYEEILKHYYQGIDLDTIY from the coding sequence GTGAGTAAGGTATTAAAGGTGTTTTTTGTTTTTCTTTTTGTAAGCGCTTCATTTATGGCGACAAGTTCGCTAGTTTCATTTGCAGATGATGAAGAGCAAATGATCCGTGTCGGAGTCGTTCCGAACGCGACGTCACTCACTGTTGGAAGTGAAACCTCTTACCAACTTGAATCAAAAGAAACAGGTGTCGTTCTTTATGAAGGAGAAAGCGAGGAAGTGACAGTCGAACTTCAGTCACAAGGTACGATTGAAACGTTATTCCGTCTTCAAACTGGGTGGATAAGTAGCGAATCTGCATTAGCGGAATGGCTTACACAAGCAGAGGAAGAAGGTTATCCAACGTATGTTGAACCACATAATGATGGCTACCGAATGTTAGCAGGGGCATTTTCACTTGATGCTTCATGGGGAGAGCGGGAAGCTTTCCGACAAGAGTTAATTGACAAAGGGCTTGCTGGTAGCGATGCATTTTGGCGCCAGATTACAACGTCTGAAGGTGAATCTTCTATCAGCATCGGTGATGACTTAACGTATGAAGGGGCTGTTGTGCTTCGAGCAGACAACGGGCTTGTTACTGTCAATGGTCAACCATACCGTGGTTTTGCAGAAGTAGAATTTAATAGCGCAGGTACGCTCGTTGCAATTAACGAACTTCCGTTAGAGGAGTATTTATATGGGGTTGTCCCTCATGAGCTACCACCAGTACCTTATGGGGAACTTGAAGCACAAAAAACACAAGCGGTTGCTGCAAGGACGTATGCACTTTCGAACTTAGGAAAGCGTAGCTCAGATGGATATGATTTACTTCCAACAACATCTGACCAAGTTTATGGAGGTTACGGGGCAGAGCACCCAATTTCTAATAGTGCAGTTGATGAAACAAGAGGAGTCGTCGCAACGTATGATGGGGAGCTAATTACAGCTGTTTATCACTCAACAAGTGGTGGCTTTACTGCTAATAATGAAGATGTGTGGAATACAGAGGCAGTTCCATACTTACGTGGAGCACCAGATGCAAACCGAGGAAATGCATTTGATAACGTTCCAACACTTGAAGTGTTTAAAAATAGTGGTAATGCAAAATCTTTACGCGGCATGAATGAAGGTGCCTACGAATCTGACTGGTCTAGATATCACCGTTGGACATTCGAATGGACGATGGAGGAAATGACAGAGTCATTGAGTGCTAGATTTAATACCGATGTCGGGAAAGTTTACGAAATTAATGTATTAGAACGCTCTGACTCAGGGAGAGTCTATGAAATTGAGTTTGTAACAGAAAACGGCACATTCTCTGAATCAAAAGACCAAATTCGCTGGGCATTGCAATACTTTAACGCTCAAGGTAACTTAAGCCCACTATTAAGTACACTGTTCTTTATTGAACCTATCATGGGAAAACAGGAAGTGGTCGGCTTTGAAGTATATGGCGGTGGCTGGGGCCACGGTGTAGGAATGTCACAAACTGGCGCAGTCGGAATGGCAGAAAAAGGAGCCGATTATGAAGAGATTTTAAAGCACTATTATCAAGGAATTGACTTGGATACAATCTATTAA
- a CDS encoding GNAT family N-acetyltransferase — MQFHSWDELNEEHILAICKLWNREIGEQFPMRESLFKQNSVDDENVCISGSFFVLNDGGQCIGAIVTKICQTEEVKRLLAEEVGWIQWMLVDSAFRNKGIGGELLKKAEAALKDQGAKKVIGGRDPFHYFPGIPVSMPAVRKWFEGKGYKYSKTVSDFIRHEDKEGYDEMPFFPEVSINVLSPKDQNDFLTFMHEKFPGRWEYEAKKYYELGGSGREYIVMKQGGAIIGFCRVNDADSPMIAQNTYWAPRFNGRLGGIGPLGIDKAYRKHGYGLGIVQAAITVLQKREVDHLIIDWTELIEFYQKFGFEIIWRYDQLEKTRL; from the coding sequence ATGCAATTTCATTCGTGGGATGAGCTAAACGAGGAGCATATTCTAGCAATATGTAAACTATGGAACCGAGAGATTGGGGAACAGTTTCCGATGAGAGAATCATTGTTTAAACAAAACAGTGTTGATGACGAAAATGTATGTATATCAGGCTCATTCTTTGTGTTAAACGATGGAGGGCAATGTATAGGCGCTATTGTTACAAAAATATGTCAAACTGAAGAGGTAAAAAGATTGCTTGCTGAAGAAGTCGGATGGATTCAATGGATGCTTGTAGATTCAGCATTTCGGAACAAAGGAATTGGTGGAGAGCTTCTAAAAAAGGCAGAAGCTGCTTTAAAAGATCAAGGTGCAAAGAAAGTGATTGGAGGACGTGACCCGTTTCATTACTTTCCTGGTATTCCTGTATCGATGCCGGCAGTACGGAAATGGTTTGAAGGGAAAGGTTATAAGTATTCGAAAACGGTATCAGATTTCATCCGTCATGAAGATAAGGAAGGTTATGATGAAATGCCGTTTTTTCCAGAAGTCTCAATAAATGTCCTTTCTCCTAAAGATCAAAACGATTTTCTTACATTTATGCACGAAAAGTTCCCGGGAAGATGGGAGTATGAAGCGAAGAAGTATTACGAGCTTGGTGGAAGTGGAAGAGAATACATTGTAATGAAGCAGGGTGGAGCTATTATTGGCTTTTGTCGAGTAAACGATGCCGATTCACCAATGATCGCCCAAAACACGTACTGGGCACCTCGCTTTAATGGGAGACTTGGAGGTATTGGTCCATTAGGGATAGACAAGGCATACCGCAAACACGGTTATGGGTTAGGGATTGTTCAAGCTGCAATTACTGTTTTACAAAAACGTGAAGTCGACCATCTCATCATCGATTGGACAGAGCTCATTGAGTTTTACCAAAAATTCGGTTTCGAGATTATTTGGCGGTATGATCAGTTAGAAAAAACAAGGTTATAA